A DNA window from Calliphora vicina chromosome 1, idCalVici1.1, whole genome shotgun sequence contains the following coding sequences:
- the LOC135950048 gene encoding uncharacterized protein LOC135950048: MAQEPWIHQDRICGLSLKGYKLYYAKGAGKIRSCILAKSSLNIIILSDYSNEDTVAVSWETNEGSLLWLISSYMAHDYGEHPLNDAVRSAANKANESRIPLDICADANSHHIIWGSSDTNTRGQSLFSFILNSSLEVVNRGSEPTFIVSNRSEVLDFTLVSAEHHSMITNWAVASDSSFSDHQYIDFNISVTYRSVNNIINRKKTNWELQCDVLSQIMYR, encoded by the coding sequence ATGGCGCAGGAACCTTGGATCCATCAGGATCGTATCTGTGGACTAAGTTTGAAGGGCTATAAGCTCTACTACGCTAAAGGCGCAGGTAAAATTAGATCCTGTATATTGGCTAAAAGCTCTTTGAATATCATCATTCTGTCTGATTACAGCaatgaagatacagtagcagTCTCATGGGAAACCAATGAAGGCAGTTTGTTGTGGCTGATTTCCAGCTATATGGCGCACGATTATGGCGAGCATCCGCTAAATGATGCTGTCCGCAGTGCTGCTAAtaaggcgaatgagtccaggaTACCTTTAGATATCTGTGCTGACGCTAACTCGCACCACATTATATGGGGTAGCAGTGATACCAATACAAGAGGTCAGAGTCTTTTCAGTTTCATTCTTAATAGTAGTTTGGAAGTAGTAAAtagaggttcagaacctacCTTCATTGTTTCAAATAGAAGTGAGGTGCTAGACTTTACACTTGTGAGTGCTGAGCACCACAGTATGATTACTAATTGGGCTGTCGCTAGCGACTCCTCCTTTTCAGATCACCAATATATTGACTTCAATATTAGTGTAACGTATAGGAGTGTTAATAACATTATAAATAGGAAGAAGACCAATTGGGAGTTGCAATGTGACGTACTATCACAGATTATGTACAGATAA